From Rhodoferax sp. AJA081-3, the proteins below share one genomic window:
- the yidC gene encoding membrane protein insertase YidC, with protein MNDIRRTILWVIFGFSMVMLWDQWQVYNGKKATFFPSPAQQTAPSAAQPASVPGANNTAGVPTAVVAAGAAANVAAVPGAASPVAAAVPKERIEVTTDVLKLTFETEGGSLVRTEFLQHADMDDKRKNFVLLDDSKDRVYMAQTGVIGGVGAFPTHKTPMTVSGARALKDGDNELVVKFTSADVGGIKLVKTYTLRRGAYDMAVKHELTNVSSAPLSPQLYLQLVRDGNKPPGESSFYSTFTGPAVYTEAKKYQKVEFSDVKKKKAEYEKQSADGYVAMVQHYFASAWILPEGVQRTISLDGVDIGSSVADCCYRATVITVPEAIAPDTTKVIDAKFFAGPQQETMLTTLTPGLDLVKDYGVLTILARPLYWLLDKLHGFIQNWGWSIVALVVLLKIAFYWLNAKAYASMAKMKAVNPKIMEMRERLKDNPQQMQQEMMRIYREEKVNPMGGCFPIMIQIPVFIALYWVLLSSVEMRNVPWILWIKDLSSPDPYFILPLVMTLTTVLQTALNPTPTDPMQAKMMWFMPLIFSVMFFFFPAGLVLYWITNNILSIAQQWIINTRMGVPPQFNLPKFS; from the coding sequence ATGAACGATATTCGCCGCACCATTTTGTGGGTGATCTTTGGCTTTTCCATGGTCATGTTATGGGACCAGTGGCAGGTGTACAACGGCAAGAAGGCCACGTTTTTCCCTAGCCCTGCCCAGCAGACGGCGCCATCGGCTGCCCAGCCCGCATCCGTGCCCGGTGCCAACAACACGGCGGGTGTGCCCACAGCAGTGGTCGCAGCGGGTGCCGCTGCCAACGTTGCGGCGGTTCCTGGCGCGGCCAGCCCGGTGGCAGCAGCCGTGCCCAAAGAGCGCATTGAGGTCACCACCGATGTTTTGAAGCTGACCTTTGAGACCGAGGGCGGCTCTCTGGTGCGCACCGAGTTTCTCCAACACGCTGACATGGACGACAAGCGCAAGAACTTTGTGCTGCTCGATGACAGCAAGGACCGCGTTTATATGGCGCAGACCGGCGTGATTGGTGGCGTCGGCGCCTTCCCGACACACAAAACCCCCATGACCGTGAGTGGCGCACGCGCGCTCAAGGACGGTGACAACGAGTTGGTGGTGAAGTTCACCTCGGCCGATGTGGGTGGCATCAAACTGGTCAAGACCTATACGCTGCGCCGTGGTGCCTATGACATGGCGGTCAAACACGAGTTGACCAACGTATCCAGCGCGCCACTGTCGCCCCAGCTCTACCTGCAGTTGGTGCGTGATGGCAACAAGCCGCCGGGCGAGTCGTCGTTCTATTCCACCTTCACCGGTCCTGCGGTGTACACCGAGGCCAAGAAGTACCAGAAGGTCGAGTTCTCGGACGTCAAGAAGAAAAAGGCCGAATACGAGAAGCAGTCTGCCGACGGTTATGTGGCCATGGTGCAGCATTACTTTGCCAGCGCCTGGATATTGCCCGAAGGTGTGCAGCGCACGATTTCGTTGGATGGCGTGGACATTGGTTCGTCGGTTGCCGATTGCTGCTACCGCGCCACGGTGATTACCGTCCCCGAGGCGATTGCCCCGGACACCACCAAGGTGATTGATGCCAAGTTCTTCGCTGGTCCCCAACAGGAAACCATGCTGACCACCCTGACCCCAGGATTGGACCTCGTCAAAGACTATGGCGTGCTGACCATTCTGGCCAGGCCCCTGTACTGGTTGCTCGACAAATTGCATGGCTTCATCCAGAACTGGGGTTGGTCCATCGTCGCCCTGGTGGTGCTGTTGAAGATTGCGTTCTACTGGCTCAATGCCAAGGCCTACGCCAGCATGGCCAAGATGAAGGCTGTCAACCCCAAGATCATGGAGATGCGTGAGCGCCTGAAAGACAACCCGCAGCAGATGCAGCAGGAGATGATGCGCATCTACCGCGAGGAAAAGGTCAACCCCATGGGGGGCTGCTTCCCCATCATGATCCAGATTCCGGTGTTTATTGCCCTGTACTGGGTCTTGTTGTCCAGCGTCGAGATGCGCAACGTGCCGTGGATTCTGTGGATCAAGGACCTTTCTTCTCCCGATCCCTACTTCATTCTGCCGCTGGTGATGACCCTGACAACCGTGCTGCAAACAGCGCTGAACCCGACGCCGACAGACCCCATGCAGGCCAAGATGATGTGGTTCATGCCGCTGATTTTCAGTGTGATGTTCTTCTTCTTCCCGGCAGGCCTGGTGTTGTACTGGATCACCAACAACATCTTGTCTATCGCCCAGCAGTGGATCATCAACACCCGCATGGGTGTGCCGCCGCAGTTCAACTTGCCGAAATTTAGCTAA
- the yidD gene encoding membrane protein insertion efficiency factor YidD, whose translation MMQSLLMGVVKAYRIFLSPWLGSACRFEPTCSVYALQALEAHGAAAGSYLTVARIGRCHPWCAGGADPVPVEPPRLFTRLISSPSEKKPS comes from the coding sequence ATGATGCAATCGCTGCTGATGGGCGTGGTGAAGGCGTATCGGATTTTTCTGAGCCCCTGGCTGGGCTCTGCCTGCCGGTTTGAACCCACCTGCTCCGTCTATGCCCTGCAGGCACTGGAAGCCCATGGTGCGGCAGCCGGCAGTTATCTCACCGTAGCGCGCATTGGGCGCTGCCATCCCTGGTGTGCAGGTGGCGCGGACCCCGTGCCTGTTGAACCCCCCCGGCTGTTTACCCGGCTGATCTCTTCTCCTTCCGAAAAGAAACCTTCATGA
- a CDS encoding ribonuclease P protein component: MQRLKTRPQFQAVLAGQTLARTAHFALHCCALESPVAVVQGVATPVLFPKSAVWLGAMVPKRWAKRAVTRNAIKRQIYNVSADFEPLLNERAHLVRLRAAFDRSQFVSASSDVLKAAVRAELQQLFSRLPVPAGTVTP, encoded by the coding sequence GTGCAACGATTGAAGACTCGGCCCCAGTTCCAGGCGGTTCTGGCAGGTCAAACACTTGCCAGGACAGCACATTTTGCTTTGCATTGTTGTGCGCTGGAGTCGCCTGTGGCAGTGGTGCAGGGCGTTGCAACGCCTGTCTTGTTTCCGAAATCCGCAGTGTGGTTGGGTGCCATGGTCCCCAAACGGTGGGCCAAGCGTGCAGTCACGCGCAATGCCATCAAACGCCAGATCTACAACGTGAGTGCTGATTTCGAGCCGCTGTTGAACGAACGTGCCCACCTGGTTCGGTTGCGCGCTGCGTTTGACCGCAGCCAATTTGTCAGCGCCAGCTCCGACGTGCTCAAAGCAGCCGTTCGGGCCGAGTTGCAGCAACTTTTTTCCCGCCTTCCCGTGCCGGCTGGCACGGTCACGCCATGA
- the rpmH gene encoding 50S ribosomal protein L34, which translates to MKRTYQPSKIRRARTHGFLVRMKTRGGRAVINARRAKGRKRLAV; encoded by the coding sequence ATGAAACGCACTTACCAACCTTCCAAAATCCGCCGCGCCCGTACCCACGGTTTCCTGGTTCGCATGAAGACCCGCGGTGGCCGCGCCGTGATCAATGCACGCCGCGCCAAGGGCCGCAAGCGCCTGGCCGTCTAA
- the dnaA gene encoding chromosomal replication initiator protein DnaA, protein MSEGPPTNHALSQGLDIGQSLWQSCVDQLAQELPEQQFNTWIKPLSAQVQEDFSKVTIFVANRFKLDWVRAQYSTRIAALLEKMYGQPVLVELAITPRETITRSAFVPQATEMIAAEESVQTGEPTPSGLPKNRLNGSLTFENLVEGTANRMARAAAMHVATIPGHLYNPLFIYGGVGLGKTHLMHAVGNRLLADKPGSKVLYIHAEQFVSDVVKAYQRKTFDEFKERYHSLDLLLIDDVQFFANKDRTQEEFFNAFEALLAKKSHIVMTSDTYPKGLTDIHERLVSRFDSGLTVAIEPPELEMRVAILINKARVEGSEMPEEVAFFVAKNVRSNVRELEGALRKILAYSRFNQKEISIQLAREALRDLLSIQNRQISVENIQKTVADYYKIKVADMYSKKRPASIARPRQIAMYLAKELTQKSLPEIGELFGGRDHTTVLHAVRKIGGERQQMTELNQQLHVLEQTLKG, encoded by the coding sequence ATGTCTGAGGGACCCCCCACCAACCATGCCCTTTCTCAGGGCCTGGACATAGGCCAAAGCCTTTGGCAAAGTTGTGTCGACCAACTGGCCCAGGAGCTACCTGAGCAGCAATTCAACACCTGGATCAAACCCCTGAGCGCCCAGGTGCAGGAAGACTTTTCCAAAGTCACCATCTTTGTTGCCAACCGGTTCAAACTGGACTGGGTGCGTGCCCAATACAGCACCCGCATTGCAGCACTGCTGGAAAAGATGTATGGCCAGCCGGTACTGGTTGAGTTAGCGATCACTCCACGGGAAACCATTACCAGATCAGCATTTGTTCCGCAAGCTACAGAAATGATCGCGGCGGAAGAAAGTGTGCAAACCGGCGAACCCACACCGTCCGGGCTACCCAAGAACCGTCTCAACGGATCACTGACCTTCGAGAACCTGGTCGAGGGTACCGCCAACCGCATGGCCCGTGCCGCCGCCATGCACGTGGCCACCATTCCCGGCCACCTGTACAACCCCTTGTTCATCTACGGCGGCGTGGGTTTGGGCAAGACCCACCTGATGCACGCGGTGGGCAACCGGTTGCTGGCCGACAAGCCGGGCAGCAAAGTTCTCTACATCCATGCCGAACAGTTTGTCTCGGATGTGGTTAAAGCCTACCAGCGCAAGACTTTTGACGAATTCAAGGAGCGTTACCACTCCCTGGATTTGCTGCTGATCGACGATGTGCAGTTTTTTGCCAACAAGGACCGCACACAAGAGGAGTTTTTCAACGCCTTTGAGGCTCTGCTGGCCAAAAAATCACACATTGTGATGACCAGCGACACCTATCCCAAGGGGCTGACTGATATCCACGAACGCCTGGTGTCCCGTTTTGACTCCGGTCTGACCGTTGCGATTGAACCACCCGAACTCGAAATGCGGGTGGCGATTCTAATCAACAAGGCCCGCGTCGAGGGTTCGGAAATGCCCGAAGAGGTGGCTTTTTTCGTCGCCAAAAACGTGCGCTCCAACGTGCGCGAGCTGGAAGGCGCGTTGCGCAAGATCCTGGCCTATTCCCGCTTCAACCAGAAGGAAATCTCCATCCAGTTGGCCCGGGAAGCCCTGCGCGACCTGTTGTCCATCCAGAACCGGCAGATTTCTGTGGAAAACATTCAGAAAACGGTGGCTGATTACTACAAGATCAAGGTCGCCGACATGTACTCCAAAAAGCGTCCGGCCAGCATTGCCCGCCCGCGCCAGATTGCGATGTACCTGGCCAAGGAATTGACACAAAAAAGCCTTCCGGAAATCGGAGAATTGTTTGGTGGCCGCGACCACACGACGGTTCTGCACGCCGTGCGCAAAATCGGCGGTGAACGCCAGCAGATGACCGAACTCAACCAGCAGTTGCACGTGCTGGAACAGACGCTCAAAGGCTGA
- the dnaN gene encoding DNA polymerase III subunit beta, protein MIVLKATQDKVLSVLQSVAGIVERRHTLPILANVLVRKTGTSLQVTTSDLEIQIRTTAELGGDTGNFTTTIGARKLIDILRTMPSDQTVSLESSQSKIILKGGKSKFTLQTMAAEDFPLVQESASFGPIFSVPQKTLKSLLSQVSFAMAVHDIRYYLNGILFVAEGKQLSLVATDGHRLAFASATLDVEVPKQEVILPRKTVVELQRLLSDAEGAIEMQFANNQAKFVFDGMEFVTKLVEGKFPDYNRVIPKNHKNSITLGRDALLKTLQRTAILTSDKFKGVRLNIDPGSLRVASNNAEQEEAVDELDIDYGGDSIEIGFNVTYLIDALANMSQDMVKLELSDGNSSALFTIPENATFKYVVMPMRI, encoded by the coding sequence ATGATCGTATTGAAGGCAACGCAGGACAAGGTCCTATCGGTACTGCAGTCCGTGGCAGGTATTGTGGAGCGTCGCCACACTCTGCCTATTCTTGCCAACGTGCTGGTCCGTAAAACCGGTACCTCTCTCCAGGTCACCACCAGCGATCTGGAAATCCAGATTCGCACCACGGCCGAACTGGGTGGCGACACCGGCAACTTCACGACCACCATCGGTGCCCGCAAACTGATCGACATCCTGCGCACCATGCCATCGGACCAGACCGTATCGCTGGAGTCCAGCCAGAGCAAGATCATCCTCAAAGGTGGCAAGAGCAAGTTCACACTGCAAACCATGGCGGCAGAAGACTTTCCACTGGTGCAAGAATCCGCCAGTTTTGGCCCCATCTTCAGCGTGCCCCAAAAAACGCTCAAGAGCCTGCTGAGCCAAGTCTCCTTTGCCATGGCTGTGCATGACATCCGTTACTACCTCAACGGCATTCTGTTTGTGGCCGAAGGCAAGCAGCTGAGCCTGGTCGCGACCGACGGCCACCGCCTGGCCTTTGCCTCCGCTACGCTGGATGTGGAAGTGCCCAAGCAGGAAGTGATTCTGCCGCGCAAGACTGTGGTCGAACTGCAGCGCCTGCTGTCGGATGCCGAAGGCGCCATCGAGATGCAATTCGCCAACAACCAGGCCAAGTTTGTATTCGACGGCATGGAGTTCGTTACCAAACTGGTCGAGGGCAAATTCCCTGACTACAACCGCGTCATCCCCAAGAACCACAAGAACAGCATCACGCTGGGTCGCGATGCGCTGTTGAAGACTCTGCAACGCACCGCCATCCTGACCAGCGACAAGTTCAAGGGTGTGCGCCTGAACATCGACCCCGGCAGCCTGCGTGTAGCCTCCAACAATGCCGAGCAAGAAGAAGCCGTGGACGAACTCGACATCGACTACGGCGGTGACAGCATAGAGATCGGTTTCAACGTGACCTACCTGATCGACGCGCTGGCCAATATGAGCCAGGACATGGTGAAACTGGAACTGTCGGACGGCAACAGCTCGGCACTGTTCACGATTCCGGAGAACGCCACCTTCAAATACGTCGTGATGCCGATGAGAATTTGA
- the infA gene encoding translation initiation factor IF-1 yields the protein MAKEDLIEMMGVVNEVLPDTRFRVTLDNGHQLIAYSAGKMRKNHIRILAGDKVSLELSPYDLSKGRINFRHIEGRGPMTPRR from the coding sequence ATGGCTAAAGAAGACCTGATCGAGATGATGGGCGTCGTGAACGAAGTGTTGCCCGATACGCGTTTTCGCGTGACGCTGGACAACGGCCACCAACTGATTGCCTATTCCGCAGGCAAGATGCGCAAGAACCACATCCGCATTCTGGCGGGTGACAAGGTGTCGCTGGAGTTGTCCCCTTACGACCTGAGCAAGGGCCGTATCAACTTCCGCCACATCGAAGGCCGCGGGCCGATGACGCCGCGCCGTTAA
- a CDS encoding nitrate/nitrite transporter, producing MNEHLRLWFRLVPAYAAGYFLSYGLRSVNAVIAPELMQEMDITATGLGLLTSAYFLAFGLFQLPLGLLLDRFGPRRVEAALLLVAAVGSAVFAMGRSLEALALGRALIGLGVSACLMASFKAFSQWFPSERLPSLTATIMVAGGLGALSASVPVAAALPFVGWRGVFWLVAALLVLAAGFLMTVPDHSAKAERETLGQQIRSLGQIYGNRVFWRFAPQGCVIMGGFMAIQGLWAVPWLMEVNGATRGDAAGVLFLMSLAMLAGFLFVATCSTALARRGITPMVLLRAGMGLALVVELAILLGLAPPASLWPLLGVSFSLGNIAYSQLTAAFPVALSGRVNTALNLLVFVGAFGLQWGIGAAVDGFVSGGMGRADAFRATLGGLLVAQVLAFLWFLVPVKAAAAPR from the coding sequence ATGAATGAGCACCTGCGTCTGTGGTTTCGCCTGGTACCGGCCTATGCCGCCGGGTATTTTCTGTCCTATGGTTTGCGCAGTGTGAATGCGGTGATTGCGCCTGAACTGATGCAGGAGATGGACATCACCGCCACCGGCCTGGGTTTGTTGACCTCGGCCTATTTTCTCGCCTTTGGCCTGTTCCAGTTGCCGCTGGGTTTGTTGCTGGACCGGTTTGGCCCACGCCGGGTAGAGGCGGCCTTGTTGCTGGTAGCGGCAGTGGGCAGTGCGGTGTTTGCGATGGGCAGGTCTTTGGAGGCGCTGGCGCTGGGGCGTGCGCTGATAGGCTTGGGCGTGTCCGCCTGTTTGATGGCCAGTTTCAAGGCGTTTAGCCAGTGGTTTCCCAGTGAACGCCTGCCGTCGCTGACGGCCACCATCATGGTGGCGGGGGGGCTGGGCGCGTTGTCGGCCAGTGTGCCGGTGGCCGCTGCGCTGCCTTTTGTTGGTTGGCGGGGTGTGTTCTGGCTGGTGGCCGCCCTGCTGGTGCTGGCGGCGGGCTTTTTGATGACCGTGCCGGACCACAGCGCCAAGGCTGAGCGCGAGACCCTGGGCCAGCAGATCCGTAGCCTTGGGCAGATCTACGGCAACCGTGTGTTCTGGCGGTTTGCACCCCAGGGTTGCGTCATCATGGGCGGCTTCATGGCCATCCAAGGCCTGTGGGCCGTGCCTTGGCTGATGGAGGTGAATGGCGCCACGCGGGGTGATGCGGCCGGTGTGTTGTTCCTGATGTCGCTGGCCATGCTGGCGGGGTTTTTGTTCGTCGCCACCTGTTCAACGGCCCTGGCGCGGCGCGGCATCACACCCATGGTCTTGTTGCGTGCCGGCATGGGGTTGGCGCTGGTTGTGGAATTGGCCATTCTGTTGGGTCTGGCGCCGCCCGCATCGTTGTGGCCGCTGCTGGGTGTGTCGTTCAGCCTGGGCAATATTGCCTATTCGCAGCTGACGGCGGCCTTCCCGGTGGCGTTGTCGGGCCGGGTGAACACGGCGCTGAACCTGCTGGTGTTTGTGGGCGCCTTTGGTTTGCAGTGGGGCATAGGCGCGGCGGTGGACGGGTTTGTGTCCGGAGGCATGGGCCGGGCGGATGCCTTCCGGGCCACGCTGGGTGGCTTGCTGGTGGCCCAGGTGTTGGCGTTTTTATGGTTTCTGGTGCCGGTCAAGGCGGCGGCGGCGCCGCGCTGA
- a CDS encoding 3-deoxy-7-phosphoheptulonate synthase produces MKTELSTHDTTRIDDLRIGAVRPLITPALLEEKLPVPDAAQALVESSRAAISNILHGKDDRLIVVVGPCSIHDHEQAMDYAWQLKEQAEALKDDLLVVMRVYFEKPRTTVGWKGYINDPHLDGSFAINEGLEMARKLLLDILAIDMPVGTEFLDLLSPQFISELVSWGAIGARTTESQSHRQLASGLSCPVGFKNGTDGGIKVATDAIQAARASHSFMGMTKMGQAAIFETRGNDDCHVILRGGKATNYSKADVDAACALLKAAGLREQVMIDVSHANSSKQHARQIVVAADVAQQIAAGDRRITGIMIESHLNEGRQDILPGTPLQHGVSVTDACISMEQTVPVLKELAAAVRARRGH; encoded by the coding sequence ATGAAAACCGAACTCAGCACCCACGACACCACCCGCATCGACGACCTCCGCATCGGTGCGGTGCGCCCCCTGATCACCCCGGCGCTTTTGGAAGAAAAACTTCCCGTGCCAGACGCTGCCCAGGCCCTGGTGGAGAGCAGCCGCGCGGCCATCTCCAACATCCTGCACGGCAAGGATGACCGCCTGATCGTCGTGGTCGGCCCCTGTTCCATCCACGACCACGAACAGGCCATGGACTACGCCTGGCAGCTCAAGGAACAGGCCGAGGCCCTGAAGGATGACCTGCTAGTGGTAATGCGTGTGTACTTCGAAAAACCCCGCACCACGGTGGGATGGAAGGGTTACATCAACGACCCGCACCTGGACGGCAGCTTCGCCATCAACGAAGGTCTGGAGATGGCGCGCAAGCTGCTGTTGGACATCCTGGCCATCGACATGCCGGTGGGCACCGAATTTCTGGACCTGCTCTCACCCCAGTTCATCAGTGAGCTGGTCAGCTGGGGCGCCATCGGCGCGCGCACCACCGAGAGCCAGAGCCACCGCCAACTGGCCAGTGGTTTGAGCTGCCCCGTGGGTTTCAAGAACGGCACGGACGGCGGCATCAAAGTGGCGACCGACGCCATCCAGGCAGCAAGGGCCAGCCACTCCTTCATGGGCATGACCAAGATGGGCCAGGCCGCCATCTTCGAGACCCGCGGCAATGACGACTGCCACGTCATCTTGCGCGGCGGCAAGGCCACCAACTACAGCAAGGCCGATGTGGACGCAGCCTGCGCACTGCTCAAAGCTGCGGGCCTGCGCGAGCAGGTGATGATTGACGTCAGCCACGCCAACAGCAGCAAACAACACGCCCGTCAGATCGTGGTGGCGGCGGATGTGGCACAACAAATCGCCGCCGGCGACCGCCGCATCACCGGCATCATGATCGAAAGCCACCTGAACGAGGGCCGCCAGGACATCCTGCCCGGCACACCGTTGCAGCACGGCGTGTCCGTCACCGACGCCTGCATCAGCATGGAACAAACCGTGCCGGTGCTGAAGGAGCTGGCGGCAGCGGTCAGAGCCCGTAGAGGCCACTAG
- a CDS encoding amidotransferase, translating to MKICILDNDTLDGELARRYTSFGAMFVQLFNSVGAQWTYDIFSTQRGEYPASFDAYDAVLLTGSASDAFSDEAWVVELRRRVTQLLAERKKMVGVCFGHQLIGLCMGGPVGRAPQGWGKGRMAYDWHRQDLPNCQDRQQIALYVSHQDQVLALPPGASLVASSDFCPVAAFTVDDYVFCVQAHPEFDTFFSQYLLDEHRERLGEAEYAAKSKGLLAGHEGGDVARLVVAFLENSPRSAG from the coding sequence ATGAAAATCTGCATCCTGGACAATGACACGCTGGACGGTGAACTGGCCCGCCGCTACACCAGCTTTGGCGCCATGTTTGTGCAGCTGTTTAACAGCGTGGGGGCCCAGTGGACCTATGACATCTTCAGCACCCAGCGGGGTGAATACCCGGCTTCGTTTGATGCCTATGACGCAGTGCTGCTGACCGGCAGTGCATCGGACGCGTTTTCCGATGAAGCCTGGGTGGTCGAACTGCGCCGGCGCGTCACGCAGCTATTGGCCGAACGCAAAAAAATGGTGGGCGTGTGTTTTGGCCACCAGTTGATCGGCCTGTGTATGGGGGGGCCTGTGGGCCGCGCGCCACAGGGCTGGGGCAAAGGGCGCATGGCCTACGACTGGCACCGCCAAGATTTGCCAAATTGCCAAGATCGCCAGCAGATTGCGCTCTATGTCAGCCACCAGGACCAGGTGCTGGCCTTGCCCCCGGGCGCCAGCCTGGTCGCCAGCAGCGACTTCTGCCCCGTGGCGGCTTTCACGGTGGATGACTACGTGTTTTGTGTGCAGGCCCATCCCGAATTCGACACGTTTTTCAGCCAGTACTTGCTGGACGAACACCGCGAACGATTGGGTGAAGCCGAATACGCCGCCAAGAGCAAGGGCTTGCTGGCCGGCCACGAGGGTGGCGATGTGGCGCGGTTGGTGGTGGCATTTCTGGAAAACAGCCCCCGGAGCGCTGGATAA
- a CDS encoding Lrp/AsnC family transcriptional regulator gives MKLDRYDQHILEILQADGRINNQDLADRIGLSPSPCLRRVRALEESGLIVGYRALLDAKKLGLTLTALIHISMDKHTPERFANFEATVSLLPEVLECLLITGQNADYQLKVAVRDMDHYQALLLNKLASITGVTGVHSSFVLRQVLSKTALAVSTGTV, from the coding sequence ATGAAACTGGATCGCTACGACCAACATATTCTGGAAATCCTGCAGGCAGACGGCCGCATCAACAACCAGGACCTGGCCGACCGCATCGGCCTGTCGCCCTCTCCCTGCCTGCGCCGGGTACGGGCCCTGGAGGAATCGGGCCTCATCGTCGGTTACCGCGCCCTGTTGGATGCCAAAAAGCTGGGCCTGACACTCACCGCCCTGATCCATATCTCCATGGACAAACACACACCCGAGCGTTTTGCCAACTTCGAGGCCACGGTCAGCCTGCTACCGGAGGTGCTGGAGTGCCTGCTGATCACCGGCCAGAACGCCGACTACCAATTGAAAGTGGCCGTGCGCGATATGGACCACTACCAGGCCCTGCTGCTGAACAAGCTGGCCAGCATCACCGGTGTGACCGGTGTGCACTCCAGTTTTGTGCTGCGCCAGGTCTTATCCAAAACGGCATTGGCCGTGTCCACCGGCACGGTGTAG
- a CDS encoding NRDE family protein — translation MCLIAWNWQPHSATPLLLLANRDEFYARPALPLHWWAPDANGAQILAGKDVQGGGTWLGLSRTGRLAALTNFRSAEPQRTNTPSRGELVAGFLHSDLPAHAYLQQLARHCADYNPFNLLVFDGQQLMGLESRGAKVLHHTPGLGAVSNADFHTPWPKLTQLQNGLAAQPPASGAAGLRHYLPLLQDRSLVPDAALPNTGVPLELERVLSAVFIATPGYGTRACSVLALHQDHAEFLEQSLGPQGLLGEIEERFALQRAEFT, via the coding sequence ATGTGCCTGATCGCCTGGAACTGGCAACCCCACAGTGCCACACCTCTGCTGTTACTGGCCAACCGCGACGAGTTTTATGCCCGCCCCGCCTTGCCCCTGCATTGGTGGGCGCCTGATGCGAATGGCGCCCAGATCCTGGCCGGCAAGGACGTGCAGGGTGGCGGCACCTGGCTGGGCCTGAGCCGCACCGGGCGCCTGGCCGCCCTCACCAACTTCCGCAGCGCCGAGCCCCAGCGTACCAATACACCCTCTCGCGGGGAACTGGTGGCGGGCTTTCTGCACAGTGATCTCCCCGCGCATGCCTACCTGCAGCAACTGGCACGGCACTGTGCAGACTACAACCCCTTCAACCTGCTGGTGTTTGACGGCCAGCAGCTGATGGGGCTGGAGAGCCGTGGCGCCAAGGTGTTGCACCACACGCCGGGCCTGGGCGCGGTCTCCAACGCCGACTTCCACACCCCCTGGCCAAAACTGACACAACTGCAAAATGGACTGGCCGCACAACCCCCCGCCAGTGGTGCTGCGGGCCTGCGCCACTACCTACCCTTGTTGCAGGACCGCAGCCTGGTGCCCGACGCCGCCCTGCCCAACACCGGCGTCCCGCTAGAACTGGAACGGGTGTTGTCCGCCGTCTTCATCGCTACCCCTGGCTACGGCACACGGGCCTGCAGCGTACTTGCGCTGCACCAGGACCATGCGGAATTCTTGGAACAGAGTTTGGGTCCGCAGGGGTTGTTGGGCGAAATAGAAGAGCGGTTCGCGCTCCAGCGAGCGGAATTCACCTGA